A stretch of Flavobacteriales bacterium DNA encodes these proteins:
- a CDS encoding HlyD family efflux transporter periplasmic adaptor subunit, translating into MLDLSPHNAVHTLDRSTFGCFRVIGIASANRLFARWLIAACATVLIGLFLPWTQNIRARGTVTSLSPDQRPQTIHAIIPGRLEEWFVQEGQLVEKGDTILRLSEVKPEYFDPLLLDRTQEQITAKELTARSYDEKVRSLDAQIDALTGGLRIKLEQAQNKIQQARLELQSDSIRVQAAETEMRVAEEQLTRGGQQFKEGLVSKVELERRQVQQQRANATLIDARNKLLDARNELLNAQLEVNGIRNDYRDKLSKAESEKFASMSQMYTTEAEVSKMQVDLANYTVRAGNYYVTAPQRGYITRAVVTGLGETVKEGDPLVSVMPASFDLAVELYVRPMDMPLITKGQKVRFMFDGWPSIVFSGWPNSSYGTFGGRVAAIDNFISPNGKYRILVAADPEDDPWPSALRVGGGAVGFALMSNVPIWYELWRQINGFPPDLYDAAQVMNGMRAAEQTGKE; encoded by the coding sequence ATGCTCGACCTCAGCCCGCACAACGCCGTGCACACGCTCGACCGCAGCACCTTCGGCTGCTTCCGGGTCATCGGCATCGCCAGCGCCAACCGATTATTCGCGCGCTGGCTCATCGCAGCCTGTGCCACCGTGCTCATCGGCCTCTTCCTTCCGTGGACGCAGAACATCCGGGCACGCGGCACCGTCACCAGCCTCAGCCCCGACCAGCGGCCGCAGACCATCCACGCGATCATTCCCGGCCGCTTGGAAGAATGGTTCGTTCAAGAGGGCCAGCTCGTGGAGAAGGGCGACACCATCCTGCGCCTCAGCGAGGTGAAGCCTGAGTACTTCGATCCGCTGCTGCTCGACCGCACGCAGGAGCAGATCACCGCCAAAGAGCTCACCGCCCGCAGCTACGATGAGAAAGTGCGCTCGCTCGATGCGCAGATCGATGCGCTCACCGGCGGTCTTCGCATCAAGCTCGAGCAGGCCCAGAACAAGATCCAGCAGGCCCGGCTGGAATTGCAGAGCGACAGCATCCGCGTGCAGGCGGCCGAGACCGAGATGCGCGTGGCCGAGGAGCAGCTCACGCGCGGCGGCCAGCAATTCAAGGAGGGGCTGGTGAGCAAGGTGGAGCTCGAGCGGCGGCAGGTGCAGCAGCAGCGCGCCAACGCCACGCTCATCGATGCGCGCAACAAGCTCCTCGACGCGCGCAACGAGCTGCTCAACGCGCAGCTGGAGGTGAACGGCATCCGCAACGATTACCGCGACAAGCTCAGCAAGGCCGAGAGCGAGAAGTTCGCGAGCATGAGCCAGATGTACACCACCGAAGCCGAGGTGAGCAAGATGCAGGTGGACCTCGCCAACTACACCGTGCGCGCGGGCAACTACTATGTCACCGCCCCGCAACGCGGCTACATCACCCGTGCGGTGGTAACCGGCTTGGGCGAGACCGTGAAAGAGGGTGATCCGCTGGTGAGCGTGATGCCCGCATCGTTCGACCTCGCCGTGGAGCTCTACGTGCGTCCCATGGACATGCCGCTGATCACCAAAGGGCAGAAGGTGCGCTTCATGTTCGACGGCTGGCCAAGCATCGTCTTCAGCGGCTGGCCCAATTCGAGCTACGGCACCTTCGGCGGGCGCGTGGCGGCCATCGACAACTTCATCAGCCCCAATGGCAAGTACCGCATCCTGGTGGCCGCTGATCCGGAGGACGATCCCTGGCCTAGCGCGCTGCGCGTGGGCGGAGGCGCAGTGGGCTTCGCGCTGATGAGCAATGTGCCCATCTGGTACGAGCTCTGGCGTCAGATCAACGGCTTCCCGCCCGACTTGTACGATGCCGCGCAGGTTATGAACGGCATGCGTGCGGCAGAGCAAACAGGCAAGGAATGA
- a CDS encoding ATP-binding cassette domain-containing protein has translation MNPITPWQRLARLLRLDKREIGHIYLYAFVGGAIGLSLPLGIQAIINLISGGQVATSWGVLIAFVTIGVGFTGVLQIMQMALAENIQQRLFARSALEFAYRLPRIRYDAAQGRYLPELVNRFFDTMTVQKSMAKLLLDIPLALLQIMLSLILLALYHPFFIIFGLLLLLLLILIFRFTGQRGLSTSLKESAYKYKTAYWLEELGRSQDTFKMVGRTRLPIDRADELVGSYVRERKAHFSVLVGQYSALVAFKVIITLALLALGGLLVMNEQMNLGQFVAAEIVILVLLNAVEKIILSLDRVYDLVTALEKIGSVTDIALERNGGLTVLDTDPQRGLAVMTKDLGFRSGWSGRYVLENISISLAPGEKVCLSGSNGSGKTTLLRILGGGMEPTEGSVMLDGQPMSSLELEHVRSLIGDCLSDDDVFTGTVMENITVGRDWITEPDVVEACRVTGLMEQLALLPNGLLTQLDPDGARLPKSLVKRIVLARAIAGKPRMILLEDSLQDWEQKEREQLLGWISAPERPWTLLAVSNDTWLQQRCQRLLGLRDGRIIENA, from the coding sequence ATGAACCCCATCACCCCTTGGCAGCGCCTCGCCCGCTTGTTGCGCCTGGATAAGCGCGAGATCGGGCACATCTATCTCTATGCCTTCGTGGGCGGGGCCATCGGACTGAGCCTGCCCTTGGGCATCCAGGCCATCATCAACCTGATCAGCGGCGGTCAGGTGGCCACCAGCTGGGGCGTGCTAATAGCTTTCGTCACCATCGGTGTTGGCTTCACTGGCGTTCTGCAGATCATGCAGATGGCCCTGGCCGAGAACATCCAGCAACGGCTCTTCGCGCGCAGCGCTTTGGAGTTCGCATACCGTTTGCCGCGCATCCGCTACGATGCCGCGCAAGGCCGTTACCTGCCTGAGCTGGTGAACCGCTTCTTCGATACCATGACCGTGCAGAAGAGCATGGCCAAGCTCCTGCTCGACATCCCTCTGGCCCTCCTGCAGATCATGCTCTCGCTGATCCTGCTAGCGCTCTACCATCCCTTCTTCATCATATTCGGTCTGCTGCTCCTGCTGCTTCTCATCCTCATCTTCCGCTTCACGGGCCAGCGCGGCCTGTCCACCAGCCTGAAGGAGAGCGCCTACAAGTACAAGACCGCCTATTGGCTCGAAGAGCTTGGCCGCAGCCAGGACACGTTCAAGATGGTGGGGCGCACACGGCTTCCGATCGATCGCGCCGACGAGCTCGTGGGCAGCTACGTGCGCGAACGGAAAGCGCATTTCAGCGTGCTGGTCGGCCAGTACTCCGCCCTGGTGGCCTTCAAGGTCATCATCACCCTCGCGCTGCTCGCCCTTGGTGGCTTGCTAGTGATGAACGAGCAGATGAACCTGGGTCAATTCGTGGCGGCCGAGATCGTGATCCTGGTGCTGCTCAACGCGGTGGAGAAGATCATCCTCAGCCTTGACCGTGTGTACGACCTCGTGACCGCGCTGGAGAAGATCGGGTCAGTCACCGACATCGCGCTTGAGCGCAACGGCGGGCTGACGGTGCTGGACACGGATCCGCAGCGCGGGCTAGCCGTTATGACCAAGGACCTAGGCTTCCGGAGCGGCTGGAGCGGGCGCTATGTGCTGGAGAACATCAGCATCAGCCTGGCGCCCGGCGAGAAGGTGTGCTTGAGCGGTTCCAATGGCTCGGGCAAGACCACCTTGCTGCGCATCCTTGGCGGCGGCATGGAGCCTACGGAAGGCAGTGTGATGCTCGACGGTCAGCCCATGTCCAGCCTCGAGCTGGAGCATGTAAGGTCGCTTATCGGCGACTGCCTCAGTGATGACGATGTCTTCACCGGCACGGTCATGGAGAACATCACTGTTGGCCGCGATTGGATCACCGAGCCGGATGTGGTGGAGGCATGCCGTGTCACCGGCCTCATGGAACAACTCGCTCTGCTGCCCAATGGCCTCCTCACCCAGCTCGATCCCGACGGTGCTCGGCTGCCGAAAAGCCTGGTGAAGCGTATCGTCCTTGCGCGGGCCATCGCGGGCAAGCCGCGCATGATCCTGCTGGAGGACAGCCTGCAGGACTGGGAGCAGAAGGAGCGTGAGCAGCTCTTGGGCTGGATCAGCGCGCCAGAGCGCCCGTGGACCCTTCTGGCCGTGAGCAACGACACCTGGCTTCAGCAGCGCTGCCAGCGCTTGCTGGGCCTGCGCGATGGACGAATCATCGAGAACGCCTGA